The Chaetodon auriga isolate fChaAug3 chromosome 2, fChaAug3.hap1, whole genome shotgun sequence genome segment GTGAGAGATAATGTGAGAACAAAAAGGATGGAGAGGACTGCCTTTAGGCCACTGGCTCATCTTTGATTGAGACTCCAGAGGCTTGGATCTTTCCTGAAGCTAACATCCAGAACCACTTCCTGTAATGCACACACTGCCGAATGACCACTGTCTGCTATAGCTGCACAAAGGACAACTACATGTTAGGTTGCTTGGGGGTTTATTTCAGGATGATCAGGCCCTTCCTTTAATCCACTGTGACTAGGAGCAGCCTTGCATTCTGTTCTGcaacaaagttaaaaaagtgTGTATCTTGAatctttttgtatgtttttttttttttttttggacaaagaCTTACAGCATGTTTCTCCACGCTGTGACAGTGACCTGCTCGCTGTGGATGTACTCTGGTGGACACTGCCTGATAACTACTCTGCATTCCTGGCCAGACTGGGCGGGCGGGCTCTGGGCGCTCCATGACAATGGGAGGTTGTGCTCAGACGCGACTGGCTGGCCTGCAGCAGTAGGTGCAGCTTCTCAGGCTGTCCCGATCCGTGCTGCCCTCAGTGCTTCCACGACGGCCGTCCTCGTAGTGGGACACTTGAGATGAGagcaaaacaccaaacatgTGAAGTTAAATGGGAAATTCTGGTATCGACTATTGACTATGGGTTATGACTTGCACTCACCACCTCCTTTTCAGAGATACAGGAAATCTGACAACAGATATCAGGTCAAAGCTTTCCTAAAGCTTTCCAAATAAACGCAGAAGTCTTTCAAAATGCTTATTTCCGAGTTTCGCCAAAAGTAAACGGCTCCCCGGATTTGATATTGTTTCTAACTGCATAGGGATCTACTACTGGGGCGACCAGCCGGCAAACCAAACAGCTGCCTCGTCATCTGCACACTCTGGTCTGTTTGCAAGTGCCAGGCTGTGAGTTAAAGTCAATTTAGTGTGAGAGGAGTAGTAGCAAACAAGAGAAGATTGAAGAGGGGAGAAGACTGTCATCTTCTAAAGAAATTCAAGAAAACTAAGTGCAAATGCTGGGCAGCGGACTACTATGAGGATGGTTAAGAGTGTCCTCAGATGGACTGACAGTCAAGTAATTCACAGGTCTGATTGCCATTGCCTCCTCAAAATCAACTGGAAAAGAAGACTTAAAATGGACCAAATGGTCAGCTGTCTGCACATTAAGCAACAGTAATAAATTTCTGATCATTAAAAGATCATTTGCAAGATGGCTAACCATACTGCTAGCTTGGTTAGCCAGCTGGATGTCCTGAGTTAATCACTATGAAGTTCATCAAAAACAGCCAAACCTTGGTGctaatttatgtttttacattcagtaaGCAGAGGTTGAAACGATCTCTGTAAAACGTGTTTATTTGAAAGCTTTAGGAGGCTTGCACTGCCTGTCCTCATGGGCCTATACGCTGTTTTGCTGGAAGTCCCATTTCCCAAATTGGCAAAGTGTAAAGTTGGCAAGTTAAAACTGCCAGAATtatgaaaataagacccagGTTGGAAAATAACAACTTAACTTAGGATTCAGGAGCAACGTCGTGTGTCAGCTAAGCCTCTAATCACCTGTCAGTCCTACTTAGTGTATACCTGGTTGACCCATCTTTTCTTATTTGTCtcagttttctcttctcttgCCTTCATCTGCTCACttccctcctttcatccctGCCATTTTTCCATACATACTCCTCCCATCTTTCCCTTCTCTGGGTGCTGTCTGAGGCTCAAACTTGGACGACATTGCCTGAGGCTGATGCACGCTCACTCAGTCTTCTCCTTTTCCGCCTTCTACACATTTGTCTCAGACAAGGCTAAGCCCGAGTCCGTTCACGTCACATGGGATATACGGTGAGACAAGGAGGAGCCTCACTATTTGCAAGCTTTCATGTCACAGGACAACTCAAAACAACGCCACCAGAGGGTTAAAATACCATGATTTACAATGTTGCACTACGTTTGTCAAATTTTTGATTTGGTTTGACTTTGGTGGACATGAACACTATGTACAAGTTTGGAAATCGTAGTTAAATTAACAGCATAACTTAATcccctttcacacatacatccacCCTCAATATGTATTACTATCATACATCTCTGAATCCACACTGTGGCATCAGTGAAGTGAGACACAGGTCATTTGTTCACTGTGAACTGATGACTtacagctctcctcctccccattCCCCaaatcatcttcctcctcctcctcctcctcctcctctggtagcaGATGTCCATGGCAGGGACTGGTGGGAGTAATCTGACTGGGTCCCTCGAGACTGGTGCCCAGCTGCAACTTCCGCATGTGGCGCACCACCGCTGTGGCATTAAATGCTTGCTacatggggagagagagagagagagagagagagagagagagagagagagagagagagagagagaggaaggataaaggctgtgtgtctgacagctactgagggagaaaaacagcaaaggcGAATGAAATGTGCTCTGCCAGTCTTAATACTGTTGATTCAGCCAAGACACTGACCTTCCATTTACTTTTGGCAAAGTTCTTCTTGATCTGAGCGCTGACAGATTCATGGATATTCTTGTCCAGAGCTGTGTCTCCACAGATCCTGCAAAGTCAACAGCAATTAGACAACAATTAGACAGGCAGTTGAGGAGCCTGAGGAGAGCATTTTCATTAGTGTCACTGGTTGATTAGTACATTAgtagaaaattaattggcagcGATTTTGATAATTGATGAATTCcaatcatttttcaagcaaaaatgccaaatataagatggttccagcttctcaaatgtgaagatctGACACGTCAATGTGATatgaatgtttctgaatgtgtcACCTTTGGCTGTGGGAAATTCAAATATGCATTTTTCACTACTTTCTGACATTAATCGTTAAATCACTTAAAAATTAATCAACAAAttcataaataatgaaaataattgatAGCTGCAGCAGTACAGTCGATTATTTTGAAGAGTTCAAAATATTTATGCAaggatgtaaaaaaaacattttttaaattgcttgttttggtTGACTGACTGTCCACATCccaaaaatgattcatttaccaaaacatgaaacatgtaaaagCTGCACATCCTCGCCTGGAGCGTCAGAACATTTGGTGCTTTTTCTTGATAAATGCCTTAAAAAAATGATTATATGATCAAAGTTTTTGGTggttaaaagaagagaaagttTGCAAAGAGTGCTCTTCAGTTTGGGGATCCAAATAGTTTAGAACTGGTGAAGAAGTCTGAGGCACTCATGATGGTAGTGAATTAAAAAGCCTTTGATAACGCGTGGCTATTAATTAAAATACAGGTAAGCACATGTCTACACGTTTCAGCCAATAAGTTCTACTTCGGGGAAAGTTGTTGCTTAATTTGAGttcaaccaaaacaaaatcGTTAAattcttcagctccttcaaTCAACTCACTGACAAACAGTCGTAGTGCCGTCAATAAATACCGAAGGAGACGAGCATGAATGCATTTTTTCAGATCAGGCTTTTGATTTTCTTACCATGGATGCTGGAGCGCCTGCTCACACGTGTATCTCTTCAGAGGCTCTTTCTCCATCAGGTGACAGATGAAGTCTttggctgcaaacacaaaaacgGAGCCCATGTTGTAATAGTCCACTCTGACACTGATCacttttcactgctgcagatgCTTTTAGTAACAGTGAGTACCTGAATCTGAGATGTCATCCCAGTACGGAGAGTCAAATTCATACTCTGCTTTCAGAATCTGCTCAAATAACTTGGCATCATTTTCATCGTAAAACGGAGGATATCCACACAACCTGAGGGATGTGGGAACACATTCAGTACTGGAAAACAGGCGCGTCACATACTTGTCAGTGATGGATGAGGTCGCACTTACAGAATATAAGAAATAACTCCTATGGACCAGCAGTCCACGGCTTTGCTGTACGGCTTCTGAGCGAGCACCTCAGGAGCTGTGGAACACACCCATTGAGGAAAAAGTGGAAAACACACGACACGGCAGTGAAAACGAATTCAAGTAATCTTGACCTTTCAGCGATAGCATGTGATCTGGCAGGTCGCGTTAAACAGGTAGAGAGCACTTCTGAAACACTTGTAGTTGCCTCAGTAGTGGATGAAAGAGCCTCTTGTAACGCAGTGAATGAAGAGGGGATATCAGCTGAAACAGTGCTCACAtgaaagagaggggggaggcGAGGAGAAACTGGATGACCAGAGAAATAAACGCCTCACCCACATATCCAGGGGTACCGCAGGCTGTGGACATGACGCTGCCCGCTCCCTCAATCTTTGACAGGCCAAAGTCGCTGATCATGATCTTGGAGTCCTCGTCCATACTGTAATACAGCAGATTCTCCGGCTGCAAAGACAAGAGGAAAGATCAAATTTTGCAAATGAGGGAAAGGGCCAACTGTCATGTTCCTGCTGTCCCTGAGCAACAATACCTTCAAGTCTCTGTGGACGATCCCCATGTCGTGGAGGTATTTGACAGCATCCAAGATCTGGTGGATGAGCTGGCTggcatctctctctgtgtagaAACCTTTCTCCACAATCCTGTCGAACAACTCACCTCCAGATACCCTGAAAGGGGAAAATCGTGGAAAAAAAGGTTGAAGAGTCCTGTAGCTTTATGAAGACGTGAGGGTTTGTATTGAGTTCAGCCTGCAGCTTTCATcgttattgtaaaaaaaaaaacattaaaacatcatGCTGTGCAGCCTAATATTGGTCAAGCcacagaactttgttttttgaatgGATATTAATTCGTTTAAgtcattaaaaaatacaaattatacATAAGATATCTAGAATATTTGGTTCAGTTctaagataataataatagtctTGATTATGCTCAATTTTTCAGTTGATACAGACCATACATGATGTACATATATGTGATTGATATGAATATATATGAGGCTAGAATGTGGAATAAGATGATTTTACACGTTTAAAACTATTTGAGGGGAAAACTGTGTCTTAACTTAAAgttaatgaataaaatgacaCTTAAAAAAAGTTCTAAGATCCTATAGTGacatttccaaatgttttattttgttgccCAAAACCTAAATGTATTAATTTTACATTCAtgttaaacagagaaaaacagaaaataaccCCGTTTGATATCCTGAACTAGAGGTGCTGATTAATTCTCTGTGAATCAACAAACTGATGAAGCAGATCGTTGtgtcacagtaaaaaaaataccTGCTAAATGCTTTCTATCATTTAACTGTGTGAGGAAGAAGAACTCACAGCTGCATGACAAGATATAGATGGGATGTACTTTCGAAGATGTCCTCCAGGGAAACAATGTTGGGGTGCTTGATTCTGAGGAagataaaaggaaagaaatcatCAGATAAGACATGCTGCATTTTCAGTTGAGCCACATTTCTTTAACGCTTCCTGTCAATTGGTCACCAGATGGCATTCTTGCTGCATAACTGAAATTTAGGGCGAcctgttctctcttttcatcGTGCAGCGCTACAGTAAACTGGCATTAAACCTGTGTGTTCGCCCTCAAAGACAAATTGGGAAAGCCGCTCAGATCAAACACATGATGCAGAGTAAATGACAACGACATGCGTCTGCAGCTGGAACCTTTAACAAGGAACAGCTGTGGAGAGTACAGGGTGTGACACAGTGACTATAACAAATGTtagtctctctcacacacacacacacacacagtgtcacacacacagacacacaatgaaCTGCATCATTTATTGTTATGAACCAGCAGACAGTCGAGCATCTCTCTTGGCTTTCAAGTAGAGTCGAGAGCTCGTTGCTGTAACACATCGGCAGCTGAGAGGAGCTAAAGTGACTTTCAGCGGAAACAGAGAccccctctgtgttttttcagcctttttgaAACTTTCTCTCTCATTTATCCGATGGTGACTTGGGGTGTTTGGCCAAACTCCACTCCTCCCGTTCTTCCGTGTTTCCCTCCTCCTATCATCCCCTACCCCCCTCTGCACGTCTCCACCCTccatgtctctttctctttcttcagcaCACTGCTGCGGGGAACTCCACACCATCTCCGCCTCTGTGTGCTGTTGCCCTGGCAACAGGGACACTAAAAATAGGTCTATCTTCTTTACTCCTGACATTTCCGGTGCACAATCCTACTGTTTCTACTGACACCGTGCATTTAGTCACCCATTCAATTGACCCCTTGCATATATTCTGCATCTGCACATGCATTGCTGTAAGATGCTGCTCTGGCTAATTCCTGGCACTGGACACCAAACCGCTGCTGACACATCACGAGGAACTTGACCTCACCTGTGTAGTACCGCAATCTCATTTTCAATGTTGTTCTCTTTGCCTTCCAACGCTTTCTTGGGGATGCACTTGATGGCCACCAGCCTCTGagtcctcttctcctctgctagAACCACCTCGGAGAAAGCTCCCCTaaaacagaagcacacaaaTTTATGCACACAttagagaaagaaggagaaatgtGTGGGAGTGTGAGGTGAAGTGGACAAGATCGGAGAGCTAAAGTAGGATTCATTCTTCTTATGCTACGGGCCATGATGGGTGGAAAGTAGTGCACAAAAGAAGGTACTAACGAGACAGAGTATTCAGAGCTTTTAATGCagatcattttttaaatcagtgcaAAGGTGCGTTTTTGGTTGATTCCCCCACTAACATAAAGCCCAGTTATTAGATCTAGTTGTGGCCTCCTAAAAACTGTCTCTGGACTAACCACAACACCAGAGCTTTTTAGAAAGATCTCAAAATACCTCACATtcagtcatctgtgtgtgtgtgtgtgtgtgtgtgtgtgtgtgtgagtgtgagtggtgTTTAGATGAATAATTCAAAACAGTGACATTGCCGAGAGGTTTTGGGGCTGAGCTCAGGAGGCGAGGTGAACAGTCACATACGGACATTTATAGTAATATCAGTTgcttttaaaaaagagaaactaTTTTTAATCCGTTCAATAATAGATACAGTGACTGTAGTGCGGCTGTTTCTGAGGGAGACTAGACTGCATTATGGATTATGGTGATGGTGAGAAAGGGAATAGTGTGTATTTACACAGTCTCCCCACAGGAGCGTGGGAGGGAGCTCAGGAGGAGGCCTGAACGCACCAACATTGTTAGCAACCGCAGGGATCCTTTACATGCGTGTGAAACAGTACTGTCATGCAATACACAGTGGAAGTTCACTGTTCATGCTTTAGCAAATACTCCCTCTGCTTTCCCAGCTGTCACACTGTGGTGCACACGAGAAGCCACTTGAGTCTGCAACCTTGAATAAAAGGTGCAGACTTCACAGTGGTGATGCAGCGAAAGAAACCGTGTAATACACTTTCTGTTTATTCTGCATCTAATGCTTATTCATAGTTCATTACAGAGCCAAAGAGTTGTTGTGCAACCTGACCTTCTCTCAGTAGCCCGCCCTCCCAACGTTATCATGTCATAATAAATACTCAGTGTGGACCTGCAGTAATCCTTGAGATGGCTTTGCACCGTGGCCATCTTGTGCTCAATGAACCAGCGCGGCAGAAACGTTTGCATAGTGACGCTGACGCACACGAGGCGGGACGATCCTCACGCACATCTCcggtttcatttttaaaaagtcctTAAAATAATCTCAAAGTGAAATCACATAAAGCTCAAATTCTCATCGACCcataaaagcattttaatgtgtttaagtCTGCAGCTTTTACAGCCAGGGTTTCCACAGAGGGTCCAGAGCGTTAAACTTCTGTAATCGGTGAGTAAAAATCTATTTAGCCTTACTGGATGTTTAAAATAGAAGGGTCAAAGAGTCACgacagggctgcaactaatgattatttttagcAATTCAGAATTTTGTCTATTAAATAttagaaaatagagaaaaaaaaatgcttgtcaCTGTTTCCCAGAATCCAAGGTGGGCTCTTCAAAATGTCTCATTTGTAAGACCAACAATGTAAAATCCAAagatgctcacaatgacagaaaacagagaaaagaagcaatTACTCACACTTCAGAAGATGGAACTAGAGAATATTTGGCTTTTTTGGGGATTTAAATTCAGTCACAATAGTTGCCAGTTGACTATTCAATTACTCAACTAATCATTTTCGCTCTACTGGTTAGCTTCATGAATCAATCTAAGACAAGGAAACACGGCTTCAACCAGAGATTATAAAAATAGTGTTGAGCAGCAACATGGCGCAATGAGAGCAATGCAATCCTCAAAACTAACGAACcagaacattgttttttttatgtaacagATCCCACCCACACAGCTAAATAATAACGGTAGCAGCAGTATCAGTAAAGTAACAGGATCTGTTATTTTCCCTGCTCCTATTGTCAGATTTGTCAACTGGCGAGATGAGTTTGACACTGTTTCTGCAATTTTCTCCCGAGACTAGAAACAATATTATTAGATTGAAAGATGCCATTTAGAGTAATTTATGATCTACTCATATTAACTTAAATTCAACTCTTTGTGATCCATGATTTATCTGCTGctccaaaaaggaaaaaaatgcttgCGCACACAGTTTTCTGCTGTCGCCGCGAGACACATTGTAATTAACCATCCAGTTGCTAATTTCTACTTGGAGACGTAGTAGGGGTGGGCTCTCAGGGGGTTTGGGAAGAGGAACAgtagagagaggaagggagggagctACTGTAGCTGTTTTTCTGAACCGATGGCGAATGCATACGTTTTAACATTAGACAGCTGTGAAATGAGATGGAAGAAGAACATCGTTTATTGTCCAGCGTAataaatttcagtttgttcacTCTCAGATTACAGAACAGTTTCTTTAATCCACCAGCAGTTAGCAACAGACCACTGAAATCTTGACACATCATTTTATCTATTTTATGCCAGTAAATAAGCCTGGCATGCACATGAACTCGCGGCTGacaaattgaaataattaaGTTTCATATGAGTCATTAGTCTCAGGACTCCAAGACTCATAGATGACGCTCGGCTGTTTTTGTGCACATGAAGAAGACTGTCACAGCGTATTTTTAGACATTTGTGCAGATAAACTAAGCCTCAgttacatagatagatagatagatagatagatagatagatagatagacattAAAGTCCATGTCTGGTGATCATGAATCTGTAGCAGAGTGATGGTGTCTGCCCCAAAGCCAtcaacacaacatgaacaccaCAGCATGGgtcacacacgcaaacacacatgcatacacacatatgcataggcacacacgcaaacacacatgcatatacacacatgcatacacacacgcacacacatacacaagttGTTGAGGACACTGTAAGCCCAGCTGTCCATGAGGGAAAATATTGATTCACACATTCTCATATCGCTGTCAGCGTCTCGCAGTGCTTTCCATGTGATAAGTGTGCCCTTATTGCTGTCTTCCATGTCTTTGCAGCTCCACCTGACAATTTATCATTGTGAATTTTAACATGACGGGCTGTTGGTAAACTAAGTAAAAAGACAGCTGCACTGTAAGGTGCACGTGCAACCTCTCTGAGTTGCAATATGTGAATATTATATTGCATTTCTGCCATTAAATTCCCCTAAAGCCTACACATCGGTCCTTTAACCGCCAGTCCTTTGTAAATGTAGGTATGCCTTAATTTCTTTAATTCCTTTAAACAACCAATGAGTAAATCTCCACATAATGAAAACTGACATTATAACTAGTCTTGAGCttatgaagaggagaaaaggtgaAACCAGGACTGTTTGTAAATCCATCACTAAGACATAAAGTTCACAGTGGTTTCTAGCAAGTTTCACCATGTTGCACCAGTCAAACATAAAAGATGTCTCAGCTAGTAAATCCTTTAGCAATGGTCATCAAGCAGCATCTGTGGCAGCGTCCAATCAGAGAGCATCGGACAGTGTAAACAAGGAAGTCCACTACTGCATGGAGCCAGTGGCAAGACACATATTAATGTAGACTTGTATTCTTGGTAAAAGTGCACAATTACAATCCATTGGGTGTTCAAGGTGTATTAAATATCCACATCATAAGTTCAATTAGCTCGTCCAGTCCCTCCAAGCAGACAAACTGTCGTGTTGGCCATCAGCTTTGGTCTGGTTTGACAGTAACTAACTACACGATCGAGAGTGTGATATAATTAAAGCCCTCTGCACTCAAAATGACGGATGTGTGATGGATGTTTGCTGCAGTGGCAAAcactgttttttcctgttgtttttaagATGCACCATCAATCAGGCAGAGTCAGACCTGTTGCAGCTATGAGCATCCAGCAGTCTATCGATCTCACCTGATGCAAGCGCTGCCTTCCGGCCCAACATGCCTCCAAGTCCCAAAAAAGCTTTCTCTTTTTAGCCTAATCCATTTTGTGCGTGTGCTGgttggatgtatgtgtgtgtttgagacaaaaacagacacgCAGATATACGTGGACATGGGCCTGTGGTACCATCCCAAACAATCTCCAGATTGATTCTTCCATCATTATGATGGAACTTTCTTCATATGAGCGAGTCTTGGGACTGAGCCATTCACTAACAATTGTACAACTGTATATTTTCCATCTACTCTGCTAAAGTCATGTTTATGTCAAACCTCTTaactcctctgctcttctttaTCAACAAAGCAACCAGCGCAAGTACTTTCAAACAGTGTTTAGTGCTGCATAGTCACAGTATTTATACTCCTACACATTATCCACCCGGACTGCACAAGTAATTCTTAAACTGGCCTCATATCTAAtatctttgtctcttcttcaaGGGTATATGACATTTAAAGTACACGTTACTGTTATCCTTTGTTGTATCACATGCCAAATATGCTGAGCCAAAATGTGTATTTCAGAGTCTTCTATAAGTGGCGTTTATATACAACTCATTTGCAAAATCCATTTTGAGGGAAACATGATGCCAACTGAATTCCATTTTCTATAACCATAATCAGGGAATCACTGTTAATTAAAATACTTTGCAAGTCACAAAAATGTCGATATTGAACGTATCTTTAACAATGTAATATTCAACTTTTTATGGTTTCATCTAGGACTTGATCATGGTCTGTTTCAatgcagaaaaagtcagcagccGTCAGGATCTATCCCCAAGCTTAACCAGAGTGCTTTAGTTGCCAAACCAAACAACAGACTAGAGGCAAAACTTGGATTCTGGTGTGACTGTCCTGCACTTTGTATGTcctccatccaccctgaccATCCCCCAGCGACTCCACCACATTatataatgtgttatttttcattcGCTGAAATAAATGTTGATTCTGAACATAATCCGGGTCGTGATTACGTTTGTCAGCACAATGTTAATTATGCATGCAAATTATTTGTATATAAACATAATgtctaggagacagggttgatATTTCAACAAAGAATCACTATGAAAGGGGTGTTGTACCGCTGCTCCAACCGAGAATCAACACCAAATTCTGCAGCTCTTTGCAGGTTTCTATCATGCATGCATCGTGTTAATATTTTGTTACGTGAATGGTTGTACGGTGGAGTGATCTAAAAGGGTAGTACTCCACTGTGGATGCTTAGCGCTGTTTACTGCTGTGTTGTTGtctgaaattattttgttaaCGGGCCCCATGCTCTTCATTTCTGTCGGATAAGCTGCCAGCTCGCAGGGCTGTCTCTGTCCACAGGACTCGTAAACTGAACTTACTGTATGCTCGTGCATCAATATCACTGCTCATGAGCCTGTAAGTCTCGCCCCAACATCCTATTTCATACACACATCAAACTCAATCAAGCAGATCTCCGAGTATGAGACATTTAATcaaactgtaaaagaaaaagacgTCCGCGAAAGACAGAGTTGACACAGACGCTGCTTCTAGTAATTACACTGATTACAACAATATCCTATGACAACTACAGTGATGGGTGAGCTGCTGTACTCTCTCCCCCGCCATCTACAGTCTTTAGCAAAAACTATGTAAAGACGACTTCCGGATCTCGTTCAGTCCATCCTCTGTAAATGACATAATTATATGTTAATGAGAATAACAAAAGTCAAAACGTATACGAACAAACAGGTGACAGACACGGTAACTGCAGAGTGGGTGGATTTTTTTCATCTGCCACCTTGAGGACAGCTTGTCCTGAAGTGGACTTCAAACAGAGGTAGAACTGTGAGGATTAGCTGGATCTGAATATAATATTTCAACATAAATCAATTAACTTCGCACACTGAATTCCTGGATAAAGCTCCTCTGTAATCTTCTCTCCGAGCATAAGGAGCTTTCCGTCAACACATTAATTCTGCCCTCTGCCAGGTCCGGCTATAATGACAGGAGggaaaggatattactacagCCCACCCCCTccccatttttttctgaaataagGGAACATGCTATCCTGGCGATTCACTCTTTCAATCCTTGTTACGTAACCCTTAATATCATACTTGAAATTACAATCACTGTTTTAAGTTGCTGCGAGTCTTAGTGGAATCATAACAGAAGTTATCAGCGTTTAGCAGCAGTCATGAATTCCCAAATATACAAACTGCCAGTCAAAGTGCATTTCATACAGCACGCAGAGCTCTGAGACACAGTCTGGTGGAGACTTATTTGATGTCCTCCTACAGCACTCGACATAACCAGACAGCCTCATCATCTTCCCACTGCTATTTCACTTTTTTGGATGTGAACCAGAGTTGCGCAGTCATTAAAATCTGATTCTGTGCAGCCTCTCTGGGGAAGCAGGTGTGATTccaagaagaaggaaaacaaccACACTCCATATGGCACACTCGTGTCATCACAGGTGGACGTGAGCTAGGTCACTTGTACTTAGTTTGGGGGGGGCGGAGAGGTGCCGCCCGACCATCTGGGCTCGATCCTGTCCCCCTGGAGAGCGCAGTCACAGGTCTGTATCAGTCCAGCCCTCACCATTACCAACTGCAAGGCAACCCTTACCCCGCAGGTGGAAGATAAATTCAGCAGATTATTACAAAATGAGGCATTAAATCAAAACGTAAACATAATCTGTTTGGGATTTCAGAGTATCCAGCAATAAGCAAATGCAATCAGGGGTTAATGTAAAGGAAGCCGCTACCAGATTACATCATATGCATTGGTAAGATGAGCTTGAACTTGACTTTTTCAGACAAATCGAGCTGCAGGAACAGGTTTATGTGACCTGCCATAAGCACAGGCGTGCTCTTGACTGCttgagaaatggagagaaataaATAAGCTGTTCTACTGTCTCTCACATCCCTGCGGACAATCATCACATGAGCAGAGGAAGGTGCAGCTGATTCT includes the following:
- the camk1a gene encoding calcium/calmodulin-dependent protein kinase type 1; translation: MPLGEDGNGWKKKTSDIKEHYDFKEVLGTGAFSEVVLAEEKRTQRLVAIKCIPKKALEGKENNIENEIAVLHRIKHPNIVSLEDIFESTSHLYLVMQLVSGGELFDRIVEKGFYTERDASQLIHQILDAVKYLHDMGIVHRDLKPENLLYYSMDEDSKIMISDFGLSKIEGAGSVMSTACGTPGYVAPEVLAQKPYSKAVDCWSIGVISYILLCGYPPFYDENDAKLFEQILKAEYEFDSPYWDDISDSAKDFICHLMEKEPLKRYTCEQALQHPWICGDTALDKNIHESVSAQIKKNFAKSKWKQAFNATAVVRHMRKLQLGTSLEGPSQITPTSPCHGHLLPEEEEEEEEEDDLGNGEEESLSHYEDGRRGSTEGSTDRDSLRSCTYCCRPASRV